Part of the Thauera sedimentorum genome, GCGCGCGATCAGGCGTGCCTTGTGCGGCAGCAGGACCGGCGGCGGCGGATCGTCCGGCGCCACCCAGATCATCCGCCGGGTCTCGCCGCTGGCCACGGTGGCCGAGCAGACGAAGTCGCGGTTGCCGTGCACCGGGTCGGCATACAGGTCGTCCGCGCCGGACACCGCCCCCACCTTGACCATGGCCACGTCGCCCAGGTGCAAGGGGTAGTCGCCGCGGGCGAACATCAGGTGGCCGCCGGCCTCGACGAAGTGGCGCTCCTGCCAGGGTGGCGCGGCCAGCAGGGCCGCCAGGTCGTCACCGACACCCAGTTCGGCCACCTGCATCGAGCGCTCGACGCGGCCCTTCTCGAAGCGCCAGATCAGGCAGTTGGGGATGGCACCGTCGAACACCCGCGCGTCGCCCAGCTCGATGGCGTGGGTGATGCTGCCCGCTTCGTACAGCAGCCGGTTCAGGCGCACCGCGGAGGTGGCCTTGAGGAAGTCGCGCGGGGTGATGAAGATCAGCTCGCCGCCCGGGGCGAGGTGGCGCAGACACTTCTCGATGAAGAACAGGTAGAGATTGGAGCGTCCGTCGAAATGCGCCGAGGCGAGCCGCCGGCGGGTCTGCGGCAGGATGTCCTGGAAACGCACATAGGGCGGGTTGCCGATGATGGTGTCGAACTTCTCGCTGTCCGGGTAGGCGAAGAAGTCCATGTTGAGCGCACCCGGCGGGCAATGCGCGGCGTCCATCTCGATGCCCACCGCGCCCGGCAGCCGGCGCAGGAAGGCACCGTCGCCGCAGGACGGCTCCAGCACCCGGCCGGCGCGCCGGCGCAGCGCGAGCATGGCGCGCACCACCGCGTCCGGGGTGAACACCTGGCCGAAGGTGGCGACATCCTTCGGGCCGAGGCCGGGCGGTGCGGAGGGTACGGTCATCGGCGGACGGGATTGGACAAGCAGGCGCAGGAGCGCGGAAGATATGCCCCTTTCCCCCACCACACAAGCCCGCCCCCTCATGGCCCGCATCCACATCGACCTGCCCGAGCACTTCGCCTTCGCCACCGAGATCCAGCTCTACCTGAGCCACATGAACTACGGCGGCCACCTCGACAACGCCCTGCTGCTCACCGTGGTCTCGGAAGCCCGGGTGCGCTGGCTCAAGTCCATGGGCTACGGCGAGCTGGACGTCGAGGGCCTGGGCATCATCGTTGCGGACGCCGCGCTGCAGTACAAGTCGGAAGCCTTCCACGGCGAAACCATGCGGGTGGAGATGGCCGCGCGCGAGTTCGGCAAGTACGGCTGCGACCTGGTGTGGCGCATGAGCGAGCGCGACAGCGGCCGCGAGGTGGCGCGCGGCAAGACCGGCATCGTGTTCTTCGACTACGGTGCGCGCAAGGTGGCCGGCGTGCCGGACGGCTTCCGCAGGCGCTTCCCGGAAGCCTGAAGCCGTGGGCGCGGTAGAATCGCGCCCCCTGCCCCCGCCCTTCCCCCATGAAACGCCCGGAACTACTCGCCCCCGCCGGCTCGCTGGCCATGATGCGCACCGCCTTCGCCTTTGGCGCGGACGCGGTGTATGCCGGCCAGCCGCGCTACTCGCTGCGCGTGCGCAACAACGACTTCGGGCGGCTGGACACCCTGGCCGCCGGTATCCGCGAGGCCCACGCCGCGGGCAAGGCCTTCTACCTGGTCAGCAACATCGTCCCGCACAACGCCAAGCTGCGCACCTACCTGCAGGACATGGAAGAGGTGGTGGCGCTGGCGCCCGACGCGCTGATCATGGCCGACCCCGGGCTGATCATGATGGTGCGCGAGCGCTGGCCCGAGCTGCCGGTGCATCTGTCGGTGCAGGCCAACACCACCAACTGGGCATCGGTGCGCTTCTGGCAGTCGGTGGGGGTGAAACGCATCATCCTGTCGCGCGAACTGTCGCTCGACGAGGTGGCCGAAATCCGCGACGCCTGCCCGGACATGGAGCTTGAGGTCTTCGTGCACGGCGCGCTGTGCATCGCCTATTCCGGACGCTGCCTGCTCTCCGGCTACTTCAACCACCGCGACCCCAACCAGGGCAGCTGCACCAATTCCTGCCGCTGGGACTACAAGCTGCATGAAGCGGATGAGAACGCCGCCGGCGACGTGCACGCCTGCGGCGGCGCGCCGCTCGGCAATCCCACCGACTTCGGCACCGTCGGCACCGCCACCCGCAGCGGCGCGGCGCTGGGCGGCGGGCCGCGCCACCTGGGCGGCAGCAAGGTATGGCTGCTGGAAGAAGGCAGCCGGCCGGGCGAGCTGATGCCGGC contains:
- a CDS encoding Eco57I restriction-modification methylase domain-containing protein, whose protein sequence is MTVPSAPPGLGPKDVATFGQVFTPDAVVRAMLALRRRAGRVLEPSCGDGAFLRRLPGAVGIEMDAAHCPPGALNMDFFAYPDSEKFDTIIGNPPYVRFQDILPQTRRRLASAHFDGRSNLYLFFIEKCLRHLAPGGELIFITPRDFLKATSAVRLNRLLYEAGSITHAIELGDARVFDGAIPNCLIWRFEKGRVERSMQVAELGVGDDLAALLAAPPWQERHFVEAGGHLMFARGDYPLHLGDVAMVKVGAVSGADDLYADPVHGNRDFVCSATVASGETRRMIWVAPDDPPPPVLLPHKARLIARKVQRFDERNWWHWGRGYHQSARPRVYVNGKTRRPAPFFVHDCPHYDGAVLAVFPHRADIDLAAFRDALNAVDWADLGFVCDGRFLFTQRSLANAPLPEEFRRFLPEKG
- a CDS encoding acyl-CoA thioesterase, yielding MARIHIDLPEHFAFATEIQLYLSHMNYGGHLDNALLLTVVSEARVRWLKSMGYGELDVEGLGIIVADAALQYKSEAFHGETMRVEMAAREFGKYGCDLVWRMSERDSGREVARGKTGIVFFDYGARKVAGVPDGFRRRFPEA
- the yegQ gene encoding tRNA 5-hydroxyuridine modification protein YegQ — protein: MKRPELLAPAGSLAMMRTAFAFGADAVYAGQPRYSLRVRNNDFGRLDTLAAGIREAHAAGKAFYLVSNIVPHNAKLRTYLQDMEEVVALAPDALIMADPGLIMMVRERWPELPVHLSVQANTTNWASVRFWQSVGVKRIILSRELSLDEVAEIRDACPDMELEVFVHGALCIAYSGRCLLSGYFNHRDPNQGSCTNSCRWDYKLHEADENAAGDVHACGGAPLGNPTDFGTVGTATRSGAALGGGPRHLGGSKVWLLEEGSRPGELMPAEEDEHGTYILNSRDLRAIEHVQRLVEIGVDSLKIEGRTKSPYYVARTAQAYRRAIDDALAGRAFDPTLLGELEGLANRGYTDGFYQRHHTPDHQNYLRGHSESGRSLYVGDLAGFDAARGRIEIEARNAFGRGDRLEFVQPGGNVETVVDRLEDANGNPIERLPGSGHRAWLALPAGVDPAAPCFIARFLAP